AGATTTTCATGACACTTCCATTTGTTGTACATACAAAAGCTTCATCTCCATCACTCAATGCTCGGCTTTCGGTGATAGGTGTTGGGAACAGATGAACTATTGTTGCAGTTCCATTTGTCAGATTCATAGCTTGAACTTCCTGTGTGCGTCTGGAACCCATACCACGTCCACCAAAAACAAACAGAGTATTACCAATGACTGCACAAGATGTTGAATATACACCAAACCGAAGGTGACTAAATTGATGCCACTTCCTCTCTAAGATGTTGTATACATACACACTGGCAAGTGCTCCTTCTCGCTTGTTGCAGCCACCAACAACATACAGACAGTCATTAGATGCAACCATTTCATGGTAGCAGCGATTGTCTGGCATCTCCGGACAGTGAAGCCACTGGTCGACACTGCTATCGTAGTCTAGGAGGTAAGTCTTACGTCCATGCCGTCCTGATATGTAGATATGATTGTTGTAAGCACAGACTGCAAAACCTGCCCCTGGATCCAGAGGGAGTTGCTCAAGGGCAAACCACTTGCCCTCCAGGAAGCTGTAAGCATTGACTGAAGGCAACAGTCCTGCTGACACTCGCACACCAATTGTTACTAACACTTCTTCATAGTTCCTTGGCTTCTGCGCCTGCTTGAGATCAACATATGTATGCATTTCCTTGTTGCAAATATCTTCATCAACAATGGTTAGATTATTTTCACCATCAGCACTTCCGTCAATGCGATCAGCTAGGGTAAGAAGTTTATGCAAACAGACATCTGATAAAAGGGACGTCCGCACAGTTTTACAGATGTCTCTGAGGAAGCCTTTCCTTCTCTTCCAGTCATGTTGAACCCAACGCAGGGCAATATCACAAACCATGTCCTCACTTGGAACCTTGAGGTCATCATTGGAAAGCACCTCTTGGAGGTCAGGGCACTCCAAGCCTATGATTTCTTCTTGGTTCCCAACATCCACAAAATATTCCAGGACAAAATCCATTGCCTTTTTCTTCAAAGACTCACAGTTGAGACATTTAGCTAGCTGCCATATTCCAATCGCATTTTCCACAGACAACTGATCAACATAAAATTCCTCACATCTTTCTTGCAGGCAGCCCATTTGTAAAAGTGTTGCTGCTCGAAGAATTTCCTCCACATTATCAACGCATACAATGTTTCCCTGACCATCATAATAGAAATCTAGTATATCTCGGAATGTTTCAATAGTGATGCCCTCAAGAGTAACCTTTCCATCCAGACTTTCTCGCATGCCTGAGGAAAACATGGCATGGAAATAGTCAGATATGGCTGACAGGAACACCTTATGACAGCGGAAGATTGTTCCCTGGATGTCAATCTCTGTGTCTGTGAAGGAACCAGCGTCATACTTCCGTTTGAATCCTTCCAAGACCGAGATGGCAATACAGTTTCTCCAGTTACAAGTCATTgccctcctttcacaaaacctCTGTACCACTGCAACATGACAGAAATCAGCAATAAGCAGCACTGGCATTTGGTTGTATTCATACATTTAACACTAAACATATCAAAAAAGAAAATCATAAAAAAGGGATGAACATATACTACTGGGAATCATATCTATTCTAGCCTGTCCTGATTTCATAtcttaatatatttatattgcaGTCATACCAAAAAGTGTATGGTAGATCATGTTAGGTTTTTCTGTGGATGGAAAGACCTCACTCATATCCCCTCGTCCCTCGTCTTAAATTTCTTCCTAGCCAAATAATACCACCTCAATATAAATTCCTCATCTAATAAGGAtgagttttaacatgtttctttattTGTATCGGAACAAACTGAATGACATattcagcttctgaaaatgacatATTCGGTGTCTTACCCAAGAAATGGTAGTGTAGCAATTCAAACAAATATACCCCAAAAAATCAAGCTAGCTTTGGCCTAAAGTGGGCGATCCTTTATCGGGAAGAGTTCCGCCTGTAACCCCCATCTTTTTACATAGAATATTGCCATCTTCCCTGGTGTAATATTCCTACACTGAAACAAGTTCATTGAtgtgtttttaaaacatatctgttcttgtttactgaatgtatatttagggtgaggtatgcatgtcagtttgtaattttggcttttgattgGGGTGGGGGTTACGGGTGGAACTCTTACCCGGTATTCTATTCCAATCACACTGCATTTTACACATTGCAACACTACTGACCCATTTCAGGAATACAATCACAGTAAAATGACGGGGAACATACAGACAAGTATACACTTACCTGTTCATCTGAATAGATGTCTATCTTTTAATACAGACATAAGCAAGTTCTCAAAACTGAATTGTGCATACGCTCCGATCGATGGTCAATTCATTCTGAAACATTAGGTGAAATTGtctgagaaaaaaaaaatagagtCACATTGACCTTTCAAAGGTACGAATGAAGTcttttcaattttgccattatGTGCACCAGATAGTCCACAGTCTGGTTAGATGTCATTTTTACCGCAAAATAAGTTGATATTTGGCGGTAATTCGTGAGAAAATGTGCTGAATCTGACGTGTTTTTCGCCCTATGTACCAAAAGCGGAAGTTTACAGGCATAAATGTCTGCAGTTGCCTCCCTTCGTAAAGACTATTTTACCTACAACAATTTACAGCATAAAAATGTGTACAATGGATGTCACGTGATTGACAGCTCAGATTCACTTGAAACAACAACTAAGCAAACAATCTGTAAAATCGTCACGATGTGTTTCATCCCCGTGTACACCTTTATGAAAATGGGTTGTAGTCAAAAGGGCCAAAAATTGAAAAAGTCAAAAGAGACAAAGAAATTCAGAAAGGGTAAAAGGAAAGCCCAAAAGGTTATAGATCAAATTGAAATAAGGACGTACTAACTAGTATAcattatatatgttttattatATTTGTATCAATATGTAGTAATAATGTTAATAAACCACACTGGCACActctgagatgttttaaataaacaatACCGAGAGACTCTCTGTTGTTTAGGATTAGAACTATTGCAACAACGTGTAATTAATTTCTTACCCATTTCCCTTTTCCTTTGGGCTTAAATTTATGTCCCTTTTGACTTTCCTTTCATCGTTTAGACTTTCCTtcggcccttttgactttttaAATTTGGGCCCTTTTGTGCTACGGTCCTTTTTAGCCGTTCacgactgatttcacaatctgacggTAACATGTATACCCTGATACGCTCTACCATTCACCTGGTGAAGGAGAAAGCATACACTCTTTAAAGTCGCGTcattcacaataaatatgttGACTCCCATAAATCTTACTTGGGGATAgtcactgattttgtacatgacatgcaagggGTGGGGGGTCATTCACATGTTcctccataaaaatcataatGGAAAGAAGTAAGAGTGATTTAGACTAAGTACAGATAGGACTTTTtactttaagtggcattttggAAGTTGATATGATGAGGATGACGacctttatggatatacaacttctttcttgcagtggatTTTTCCCCAACAAAATAGCTAACACTTGTACTATTGGTATCTAGCTCTTGAGAAGTGCGATTGCATGATAATGCTTGACACGATGTTAAACGATTAATGATGAATGAGTTTGGCGTAAATGGCCATAATCCCTAACGATATATCCAGTTGTAATCACCCAAAGTCAGTTGTGAAATAACTAGTACAAATCAAACCATGCTACAGGTTACTCCCCTTTGATATTCTTCCAGGGAGAGAACTCTATTATTGTGTTTGTGTCGTAcagcatgtgtggaatatgttgTGTGTTTCAAAAAGGGAACGAAACCACTTTAGTAAGATTTGAATAATTTTATGATTATTGCCAGTATGATAGAAGTATTTTATGGATTTCAGGCAAAGTTGTTAATTAATTATAAGCGCCATCACATCGGCTGACTCAAGAGTCTATGATGTTTTGctacaacccgtgaaggtcccggggtagaacaggccttcagcaacccatacttgccatgaaaggcgactatgcttgtcgggtGGGATCAGGTGGgaagcctcgctgacttggttgacacatgtcatcggttcccaactgcgcagatcgatgctcatgttgttgatcactggattgtctggtccagactcgattatttacagaccaccgccatatacctggaatatggctgattgcggtgtaaaactcaacttgctcgctcgctcgctcgctcactcactcactcactcactcactcactcactcactcactcactcactcactcactcactcactcactcactcactcacttttgctaCAGTGCCTACAGGACATACCACTGGTAACATGTGATGCAGACGGTATCAATAAAAGTTCACATTCTATAACCACCAGATAGAGAtttgagtgacaggaatatttaTTACCATTCTTACCAAGCTCTCCTTTCTGTGTTGAGTGTTGTCATCATCTCATGCCCTCCCATATAGTATTTCCATACAGACTTATTTTGAAACTAGGCGTTTGGAAGTTAGATGGCTGAACTACATATCTATTTGGAACACTAAGAAGATTATATTTGAATCAGCAATTTTCACCAATCTAAAATAATAtctatttgcattttgtttgtaGAGGTTGCGATTAAAATTCATACTTATCGATATAGAAATTCTAAGGTAATAAATAAAAGCTTATATGATAattgatgaaaaatataataaagaaCACATTGTCCCTCTAGCAGACATGCGTCCTTTGTATGGTAGCTTGCCTCTTTAATTTAAAGGATAGAATTTCTGTAAGTCCATGAGTTAGCATTCAATACGTCCCTGGAGCAAAGTTTCAGtgcagtgagtttggttttatgcccgTTTAGCAACATTTAGGCAGTGTcatggtggaggacaccagaaatgggctcttTGAATGGAAGTAAAAAGACTGCTAGTATTTATATGTGAAGATGATCTGTATGATCTTGTGCTTAGAGAATGTTATCTGAACATTTTGTCATGACAAGAGTATGTGAAGCTGTTGATTAGTTGAGGTTGTTCATTTGTGAGAAAAACAACATTGTGTTATACGAGCCTCACTGTATTACAGATTTTAGAGAGTCTACCTCACAGTGACTTATCAACTGGTGACCATGGCAACATGTGAAAAGACCTGATAGAATAACAGCATTGCCAGCTGGATTTCAAATGTGTGACGCTAAAACCCAGGACCAGATCAGTCAAAAGAAATGATCTTTGTGTTTTGCATTTGAGCCTTAATTACTGACATGTCCCATGTAGATTGTAGCATTACTGTAAGGGCTTGATGATGAGAACATTCTGATTCAGAGACAGTGAGACAGACAGAATATTCATATCTTACTTCTTCTATGACAGAAATGTATCACAGAAAACTCCTGTATACAGAATCGTGGCCCTGACTACAGAGGTAGCCATGTTGTCAGTGTTTCCAGTGACCAATCCCTTGTGTTTGGTGGTTTTGTCCTTCACCTGCGGGGAAGTGCTACACCTCAACCAGTCACAGATGACACAGGCAACACCTTCCTTTGGAATGGAGAGGTCTTTGGAGGAATGGAAGTAAGTAACATTTGTTTATAGAGTTACTATATAATTTGTTTACCCAGTTAGTGATTGACACTGAAATCGAAGTGGAGATTGaaatactgagtgagtttagttttattccttttttggcaatattccagcaatatcacgagggGGTAACAACAGAAATATTGCTTCACATCTTGTACCAATATGGGGAATCACACCCAgaccttcggcatgacaagtgaactctttaaccactaggtttcCCCAATGTCTGTTGAAATACTTGTTCAATGTTTTGTATATGGctacagtgacagtgttgatTCACCTGGTGTCGTACTAATTAACGTTTTGAACATTTCCTGAAACAACAAGGTCCCTGTTACtgtaacatttcaaaatgattcCAGCTATTAAGTATCCCATTCAGGCATTCACACAGTCCAGTTTTAAACATGGCAGTCTTAGCCTGCTCAATGAAATGACGCTATGGTCACCATTTCTACATGTATTATCTAATTTTGTATGCAACAAGTATATTTGGATTTCCGAATTGCACACAATGAAGGATAACATCATAAAGTTTGAATGCAATGCTGCAGAAACTATTTATTCTTGTTGCTATGTGTGGTTGAGGCATGTTggctcactcatgcactcaatCTCTCACGCAGATGGGGGAGGAGGAGAATGATACCCATGCTTTGTTTGATCACCTGACCCGGTCTGCTGATGCCAAGGACATCCTGACCCTGATGGCTGGCCTCCAGGGGCCCTGGTCCTTCATCTTCTGGCAGGTTAGAAGAGTTACAATATCAGGGTTAATCTACACCTCACTGAGTTGCAATATCTGTGGTTAACCTTGAGCTGCTCACAGATACAATATCAGACGTAAATCTAGTCCTGCTTACTATTACAGTATCAGGGGTTAATCTTGACCTGTTCACTGTTACAATATCAAGGGTTAATCTAAACCTGTTTACTGTTAAAATATCAAGTTCAGTATCTACACCTGTTCGGTCTGTTACAATATTAGGGGTTAATCTATGCCTGCTCACTGTTACAATATCATGGGTTAATCTAGATCTTCTCACTGTTAATGTATCAGGACTTAATGAAAACCTCACTGTTGCAATATCAGGGGTTAATCGTGACCTGCTAACTGTTGCAGTATCAGGGTTTAATTGCGACCTGCTAACTGTTGCAATATCAGGAGTTTCATGTAGACTTGCTCAGTGTGATACAATATCAGGGGTAatctaaacatgtttattctTAAAGTGTCAGGGTTAATATCAGACTTGTTCAGTCTGTTACAATATTAGGGGTTAATCTACACCTGCTCACTGTTACATCTTCAGGGGTTAATCTACACCTGTCCACTGTTACCACATTAGGGGTTTATAGGCCTGCTTAATGTTACATTATTAGGCATTAATCTAGACCTGTGCACACTGTTACATTATCAGGGGTTGATCTCGAGCTTATCAGTGTGTTACGATATCAGAGATTAATCTAGACCTTATCAGTGTGTTACGATATGAGAGGTTAATCTCGACCTACTCAGATGTTGATATTCTGCACTAAATTTACATGAAATGTCAGTACAAAATTCCAGGTTGGATGTTAGTTTATACTTTTGCAATATTTGACAAcagtaaattaaaactttttTCCATCCATGTCACGATAATTCATGATGTAAGTCTGTAAACATAAGTTGTAAATCACAATATGAATAAGTCAGTAGCATCCTGGAGCTGTAAATGTTATGTGTGAAACAGCTGTGTTGACTACATGTTGATCTTGTATGTAGGCCTCTGAGAGCAAGCTGTGGTTTGGGCGTGATGTGTTTGGACGTCGGAGTCTGTTGTGGCATCTCCCTGACAGTGACaatgatgtgtttgttttgtcatccGTACAGATTCGGCCTCATGTGAGTGATAAATCTACTTCAAACATGACAATGTGTACTCTGCTAGCAATGCTTGTTGGTCATATTGATTATCttttacatgaagtaaatttacTGCTAATCtaacagaccacaactgttccAGTTGTTGTGACTTGGCTAATTGTTGCACTTGCTTCCAGATGCTGGCTTGCttgaaccacaggcaaactgtagtgcaaataaTGCTGCGCAACAAAGAGGAAATGACTAGTTTTCCTGTGTGCAAGCAAAGTTTGGCAAAGTACTGGCCTCGCTTTGGTTATAGAAAGGTATTTGTATCAAGATAAGATATTGCCACTGTCAAAGATAGATACCCATTGCTTCACAGCCTCATGATTAATAATTACCCTGGAAAGTATATTTAATTCAACATTTTGAGCACCATTCGTGGCTTGTCAAATCATTATTCACCTTCATTACCCCTGCTGGCTTCTGGTTCAAAGGAGTGAAGGGACAGGGATGTTAAATTTACATATACTTGTTGAagtaatatggtatttctttttaatttctgcttattcttgttccttcactctgttagtagtatagggaatgggggttctggctcactttcaagaaatgtctctacaaagccttatttagtactattacccctactacaaaaaagttggcggtaattactgtgccttggtaggaggtaatactgtgccgtacggtacgatcaataattcttctcttacaaaacccctacccggcccatccctcaagtagtacaagttaggttcgtcggctttcatatccactttatctatgttgtaagttttgactgaccatataggatcggtggctcgcttacggctatcgccctcgtgttcccccggctggtatagatacctcactaaggccctatctggtatctgtttctccttcccacacaatggagcggccgactctgcaactattgattttagtttgatagcgtctgccggtttctt
Above is a genomic segment from Haliotis asinina isolate JCU_RB_2024 chromosome 7, JCU_Hal_asi_v2, whole genome shotgun sequence containing:
- the LOC137290968 gene encoding kelch-like protein 24a, whose translation is MTCNWRNCIAISVLEGFKRKYDAGSFTDTEIDIQGTIFRCHKVFLSAISDYFHAMFSSGMRESLDGKVTLEGITIETFRDILDFYYDGQGNIVCVDNVEEILRAATLLQMGCLQERCEEFYVDQLSVENAIGIWQLAKCLNCESLKKKAMDFVLEYFVDVGNQEEIIGLECPDLQEVLSNDDLKVPSEDMVCDIALRWVQHDWKRRKGFLRDICKTVRTSLLSDVCLHKLLTLADRIDGSADGENNLTIVDEDICNKEMHTYVDLKQAQKPRNYEEVLVTIGVRVSAGLLPSVNAYSFLEGKWFALEQLPLDPGAGFAVCAYNNHIYISGRHGRKTYLLDYDSSVDQWLHCPEMPDNRCYHEMVASNDCLYVVGGCNKREGALASVYVYNILERKWHQFSHLRFGVYSTSCAVIGNTLFVFGGRGMGSRRTQEVQAMNLTNGTATIVHLFPTPITESRALSDGDEAFVCTTNGSVMKIFEDGAVFNVAKMPNFDRYNFGVFLHRGLLVVTGGDTRYPSGLGAFDDMIQVIIDDKEKLSKETVVMKDKLYPFASAFGCQKIILHRSFLRRPALSDPQADDTG